The Candidatus Binataceae bacterium region GTCGGCGGGGCTACCGCCGCCGCCGTATGTTAACTCTCCATTATCTCCAAGGTACAGCCCCGTCGAGTCGGTCTTATTGACCGGGTCGTTACCCGCGTAAGCAAAGAGGTTGCTCCCGCTGCCGGCAAACCCCATCGGATCGGGCGAGATGAAC contains the following coding sequences:
- a CDS encoding RHS repeat-associated core domain-containing protein; protein product: FISPDPMGFAGSGSNLFAYAGNDPVNKTDSTGLYLGDNGELTYGGGGSPADFSGGGYVYPPPPPQPGQGWGGQWPVRPSRVRRLPSLAP